One window of Opisthocomus hoazin isolate bOpiHoa1 chromosome 13, bOpiHoa1.hap1, whole genome shotgun sequence genomic DNA carries:
- the C13H22orf39 gene encoding synaptic plasticity regulator PANTS, translated as MAGGETWRPPRPCEDYWWEWKHCRGLRHAFHHYYAHGELPACGRWRDDYEACRAWERGRAAAAQEALCESERARVKEKQKHAPVWKLRKSPPPDWYLPLDQDKPN; from the exons ATGGCGGGCGGTGAGACGTGGCGg ccgccgcggcCGTGCGAGGACTACTGGTGGGAGTGGAAGCACTGCCGCGGGCTGCGGCACGCCTTCCACCACTACTACGCGCACGGGGAGCTGCCGGCCTGCGGCCGCTGGCGGGACGACTACGAGGCCTGCCGCGCCTGGGAgaggggccgcgccgccgccgcgcag GAAGCTTTGTGCGAGAGTGAAAGAGCTCGAGttaaggaaaaacagaaacacgCTCCAGtgtggaagctcaggaagagccCACCACCTGACTGGTATCTTCCGCTTGACCAAGACAAACCAAATTAG
- the UFD1 gene encoding ubiquitin recognition factor in ER-associated degradation protein 1 isoform X2 gives MFSFNMFDHPIPRVFQNRFSTQYRCFSVSMLAGPNDRSDVEKGGKIIMPPSALDQLSRLNITYPMLFKLTNKNSDRMTHCGVLEFVADEGICYLPHWMMQNLLLEEGGLVQVESVNLQVATYSKFQPQSPDFLDITNPKAVLENALRNFACLTTGDVIAINYNEKIYELRVMETKPDKAVSIIECDMNVDFDAPLGYKEPERSAQHEETTDVEADHSGYVSDTGFRAFSGSGNRLDGKKKGVEPSPSPIKPGDIRRGIPNYDFKIGRITFIRNSRPLVKKVEEDESGSRFIAFSGEGQSLRKKGRKP, from the exons ATG tTCTCTTTTAATATGTTTGACCACCCCATCCCTCGGGTTTTCCAGAACCGCTTCTCAACTCAGTACCGCTGCTTCTCGGTATCCATGCTTGCCGGACCTAATGACAGGTCAGATGTGGAGAAAGGCGGGAAGA TAATTATGCCACCATCAGCTTTGGATCAACTCA GCCGACTTAACATTACATACCCAATGCTCTTTAAGTTGACCAATAAAAATTCAGACCGAATGACGCACTGTGGAGTGCTTGAGTTTGTGGCCGATGAGGGCATATGTTACCTTCCACACTGG ATGATGCAGAACTTGCTGCTGGAAGAGGGAGGCCTGGTACAAGTGGAGAGTGTTAATCTTCAAGTTGCTACTTACTCAAAATTTCAGCCACAGAGTCCAGATTTTCTTGACATCACCAATCCCAAAGCTGT ATTAGAAAATGCATTGAGAAACTTTGCTTGTCTGACTACTGGGGACGTTATTGCCATCAACTACAATGAAAAG ATCTACGAACTTCGGGTGATGGAGACCAAACCGGATAAAGCTGTGTCCATCATAGAATGCGATATGAAT GTGGATTTTGATGCTCCTTTGGGTTACAAAGAACCAGAAAGAAGTGCACAACATGAAGAGACCACA GATGTTGAAGCAGACCATAGTGGATATGTGAGTGACACCGGATTTCGT GCGTTCTCTGGTTCTGGAAACAGACTGGATGGCAAGAAGAAAGGTGTTGAGCCTAGTCCGTCGCCAATTAAACCAGGAGACATTCGAAG AGGAATACCCAACTATGACTTCAAGATCGGTAGAATCACATTCATTAGAAACTCACGTCCACTAGTTAAGAAAGTCGAAGAG gaTGAGTCTGGAAGCCGGTTTATTGCCTTTTCAGGAGAAGGCCAGTCCCTGcgcaaaaagggaagaaaaccctAA
- the UFD1 gene encoding ubiquitin recognition factor in ER-associated degradation protein 1 isoform X1: protein MATQFSFNMFDHPIPRVFQNRFSTQYRCFSVSMLAGPNDRSDVEKGGKIIMPPSALDQLSRLNITYPMLFKLTNKNSDRMTHCGVLEFVADEGICYLPHWMMQNLLLEEGGLVQVESVNLQVATYSKFQPQSPDFLDITNPKAVLENALRNFACLTTGDVIAINYNEKIYELRVMETKPDKAVSIIECDMNVDFDAPLGYKEPERSAQHEETTDVEADHSGYVSDTGFRAFSGSGNRLDGKKKGVEPSPSPIKPGDIRRGIPNYDFKIGRITFIRNSRPLVKKVEEDESGSRFIAFSGEGQSLRKKGRKP from the exons ATGGCCACGCAG tTCTCTTTTAATATGTTTGACCACCCCATCCCTCGGGTTTTCCAGAACCGCTTCTCAACTCAGTACCGCTGCTTCTCGGTATCCATGCTTGCCGGACCTAATGACAGGTCAGATGTGGAGAAAGGCGGGAAGA TAATTATGCCACCATCAGCTTTGGATCAACTCA GCCGACTTAACATTACATACCCAATGCTCTTTAAGTTGACCAATAAAAATTCAGACCGAATGACGCACTGTGGAGTGCTTGAGTTTGTGGCCGATGAGGGCATATGTTACCTTCCACACTGG ATGATGCAGAACTTGCTGCTGGAAGAGGGAGGCCTGGTACAAGTGGAGAGTGTTAATCTTCAAGTTGCTACTTACTCAAAATTTCAGCCACAGAGTCCAGATTTTCTTGACATCACCAATCCCAAAGCTGT ATTAGAAAATGCATTGAGAAACTTTGCTTGTCTGACTACTGGGGACGTTATTGCCATCAACTACAATGAAAAG ATCTACGAACTTCGGGTGATGGAGACCAAACCGGATAAAGCTGTGTCCATCATAGAATGCGATATGAAT GTGGATTTTGATGCTCCTTTGGGTTACAAAGAACCAGAAAGAAGTGCACAACATGAAGAGACCACA GATGTTGAAGCAGACCATAGTGGATATGTGAGTGACACCGGATTTCGT GCGTTCTCTGGTTCTGGAAACAGACTGGATGGCAAGAAGAAAGGTGTTGAGCCTAGTCCGTCGCCAATTAAACCAGGAGACATTCGAAG AGGAATACCCAACTATGACTTCAAGATCGGTAGAATCACATTCATTAGAAACTCACGTCCACTAGTTAAGAAAGTCGAAGAG gaTGAGTCTGGAAGCCGGTTTATTGCCTTTTCAGGAGAAGGCCAGTCCCTGcgcaaaaagggaagaaaaccctAA
- the UFD1 gene encoding ubiquitin recognition factor in ER-associated degradation protein 1 isoform X3, producing MTVIMPPSALDQLSRLNITYPMLFKLTNKNSDRMTHCGVLEFVADEGICYLPHWMMQNLLLEEGGLVQVESVNLQVATYSKFQPQSPDFLDITNPKAVLENALRNFACLTTGDVIAINYNEKIYELRVMETKPDKAVSIIECDMNVDFDAPLGYKEPERSAQHEETTDVEADHSGYVSDTGFRAFSGSGNRLDGKKKGVEPSPSPIKPGDIRRGIPNYDFKIGRITFIRNSRPLVKKVEEDESGSRFIAFSGEGQSLRKKGRKP from the exons ATGACAG TAATTATGCCACCATCAGCTTTGGATCAACTCA GCCGACTTAACATTACATACCCAATGCTCTTTAAGTTGACCAATAAAAATTCAGACCGAATGACGCACTGTGGAGTGCTTGAGTTTGTGGCCGATGAGGGCATATGTTACCTTCCACACTGG ATGATGCAGAACTTGCTGCTGGAAGAGGGAGGCCTGGTACAAGTGGAGAGTGTTAATCTTCAAGTTGCTACTTACTCAAAATTTCAGCCACAGAGTCCAGATTTTCTTGACATCACCAATCCCAAAGCTGT ATTAGAAAATGCATTGAGAAACTTTGCTTGTCTGACTACTGGGGACGTTATTGCCATCAACTACAATGAAAAG ATCTACGAACTTCGGGTGATGGAGACCAAACCGGATAAAGCTGTGTCCATCATAGAATGCGATATGAAT GTGGATTTTGATGCTCCTTTGGGTTACAAAGAACCAGAAAGAAGTGCACAACATGAAGAGACCACA GATGTTGAAGCAGACCATAGTGGATATGTGAGTGACACCGGATTTCGT GCGTTCTCTGGTTCTGGAAACAGACTGGATGGCAAGAAGAAAGGTGTTGAGCCTAGTCCGTCGCCAATTAAACCAGGAGACATTCGAAG AGGAATACCCAACTATGACTTCAAGATCGGTAGAATCACATTCATTAGAAACTCACGTCCACTAGTTAAGAAAGTCGAAGAG gaTGAGTCTGGAAGCCGGTTTATTGCCTTTTCAGGAGAAGGCCAGTCCCTGcgcaaaaagggaagaaaaccctAA
- the CDC45 gene encoding cell division control protein 45 homolog isoform X2: protein MFVSDCRREFYEVVVSQRVLLLVASDVDALCACKILQALFQCDHVQYTLVPVSGWQELETAFLEHKDQIKLLVKQDDDLDVPAYDDIFRDEEDEEEDSENESDGSEPSEKRRRFEEDVIERTMKRRQRREWEARRQEILFDYEQYEYHGTSSAMVMFDLAWIMSKDLNDMLWWAIVGLTDQWVQDKITQMKYVTDIGILQRHVSRHNHRNQDEENSLSIDCMRIAFEYDLRLALYQHWSLYESLCNTSYTSASLKLWSVQGQKRLQEFLADMGLPLKQVKQKFHSMDVSLKENLREMIEESANKFGMKDLRVQTFSIHFGFKNRFSASDIVYATASLMENIEKEGPETTNFIKALDSLSRSNLDKLHQGLDLAKKQLRAIQQTVASCICTNLVISQGPFLYCSLMEGTPDVKLFSKPVSLCLLSKYLLKSFICSTKNKRCKLLPLIMAAPMDVEQGTVIMVGIPPETESSDKKNFFGRAFEKAADSTNSRTLHNHFDMSIIELKTEDRSKFLDALISLLS, encoded by the exons ATGTTCGTCTCCGATTGCCGCCGGGAGTTTTACGAAGTGGTTGTCAGCCAG CGTGTTCTGCTTCTTGTTGCTTCAGATGTTGATGCATTATGTGCTTGTAAAATACTCCAA GCTTTGTTTCAATGTGATCATGTGCAATATACACTTGTGCCGGTATCTGGATGGCAAGAACTTGAAACTGCCTTTCTCGAGCATAAAGATCAG ATTAAGCTGTTGGTTAAACAAGATGATGATCTTGATGTTCCTGCTTATGATGATATCTTCAGAGAtgaagaggatgaagaggaggactCAGAGAATGAAAGTGATGGATCAGAACCTTCAGAAAAACGTAGACGTTTTGAAGAG GATGTAATAGAGAGAACAATGAAAAGGCGACAAAGACGAGAATGGGAGGCACGCAG acaAGAAATTCTTTTTGATTATGAGCAATATGAATACCATGGGACCTCA TCTGCGATGGTGATGTTTGATCTGGCATGGATAATGTCTAAAGACTTAAATGACATGTTGTG GTGGGCTATTGTTGGCCTAACAGATCAATGGGTCCAAGATAAAATCACTCA aatGAAGTATGTGACTGATATTGGAATCCTACAGCGTCATGTGTCTCGCCATAACCACCGGAACCAGGATGAGGAAAATTCTCTGTCAATTGATTGCATGCGAATAGCATTTGAATATGA TCTGCGCCTGGCACTTTACCAGCACTGGTCTCTATATGAAAGTCTCTGTAATACTTCATATACCTCTGCTAGCCTTAAGCTTTGGTCTGTGCAAGGGCAGAAGAGGCTCCAGGAGTTTTTGGCTGACATGGG tttgcctTTGAAGCAAGTAAAACAGAAGTTTCATTCCATGGATgtgtctttgaaagaaaatcttcgGGAAATGATTGAAGAATCTGCAAACAAGTTTGG AATGAAGGATTTAAGAGTTCAGACCTTCAGCATTCACTTCGGCTTTAAGAACAGGTTCTCAGCAAGTGATATAGTTTATGCAACAGCTTCTCTTATGGAGAATATAGAGAAAGAGGGGCCTGAAACCACTAATTTCATTAAAGCTTTGGACAGTCTCTCCAG GAGTAACCTAGACAAACTGCACCAAGGACTGGACCTGGCCAAAAAGCAGTTGCGTGCCATTCAGCAGACAGTAGCCAGCTGTATTTGCACCAACCTTGTAATTTCTCAGGGGCCTTTTCTCTACTGCTCACTCATGGAG GGTACACCAGACGTGAAGCTGTTTTCCAAACCAGTATCTCTGTGCCTGCTTAGTAAATATTTACTCAAATCATTTATTTGCTCT ACAAAAAATAAGCGTTGTAAATTGCTGCCACTTATAATGGCTGCACCAATGGACGTTGAACAGGGAACTGTGATCATGGTGGGAATTCCTCCGGAGACAGAAAGCTCGgacaaaaaaaa CTTTTTTGGAAGAGCATTTGAGAAAGCTGCGGACAGTACCAATTCAAGGACTTTACACAACCATTTTGACATGTCAA tAATTGAATTGAAAACAGAAGACCGGAGCAAATTTCTGGATGCACTCATTTCTCTCTTGTCCTAA
- the CDC45 gene encoding cell division control protein 45 homolog isoform X1: MFVSDCRREFYEVVVSQRVLLLVASDVDALCACKILQALFQCDHVQYTLVPVSGWQELETAFLEHKDQFKCFVLINCGANVDLLEILQPEEDIFFFVCDSHRPINVVNVYNDTQIKLLVKQDDDLDVPAYDDIFRDEEDEEEDSENESDGSEPSEKRRRFEEDVIERTMKRRQRREWEARRQEILFDYEQYEYHGTSSAMVMFDLAWIMSKDLNDMLWWAIVGLTDQWVQDKITQMKYVTDIGILQRHVSRHNHRNQDEENSLSIDCMRIAFEYDLRLALYQHWSLYESLCNTSYTSASLKLWSVQGQKRLQEFLADMGLPLKQVKQKFHSMDVSLKENLREMIEESANKFGMKDLRVQTFSIHFGFKNRFSASDIVYATASLMENIEKEGPETTNFIKALDSLSRSNLDKLHQGLDLAKKQLRAIQQTVASCICTNLVISQGPFLYCSLMEGTPDVKLFSKPVSLCLLSKYLLKSFICSTKNKRCKLLPLIMAAPMDVEQGTVIMVGIPPETESSDKKNFFGRAFEKAADSTNSRTLHNHFDMSIIELKTEDRSKFLDALISLLS, translated from the exons ATGTTCGTCTCCGATTGCCGCCGGGAGTTTTACGAAGTGGTTGTCAGCCAG CGTGTTCTGCTTCTTGTTGCTTCAGATGTTGATGCATTATGTGCTTGTAAAATACTCCAA GCTTTGTTTCAATGTGATCATGTGCAATATACACTTGTGCCGGTATCTGGATGGCAAGAACTTGAAACTGCCTTTCTCGAGCATAAAGATCAG TTCAAGTGTTTTGTTCTTATTAATTGTGGTGCCAATGTTGACCTTCTGGAGATCttgcagcctgaagaagacatttttttttttgtatgtgacaGCCACAGACCTATCAATGTAGTGAATGTTTACAATGACACACAG ATTAAGCTGTTGGTTAAACAAGATGATGATCTTGATGTTCCTGCTTATGATGATATCTTCAGAGAtgaagaggatgaagaggaggactCAGAGAATGAAAGTGATGGATCAGAACCTTCAGAAAAACGTAGACGTTTTGAAGAG GATGTAATAGAGAGAACAATGAAAAGGCGACAAAGACGAGAATGGGAGGCACGCAG acaAGAAATTCTTTTTGATTATGAGCAATATGAATACCATGGGACCTCA TCTGCGATGGTGATGTTTGATCTGGCATGGATAATGTCTAAAGACTTAAATGACATGTTGTG GTGGGCTATTGTTGGCCTAACAGATCAATGGGTCCAAGATAAAATCACTCA aatGAAGTATGTGACTGATATTGGAATCCTACAGCGTCATGTGTCTCGCCATAACCACCGGAACCAGGATGAGGAAAATTCTCTGTCAATTGATTGCATGCGAATAGCATTTGAATATGA TCTGCGCCTGGCACTTTACCAGCACTGGTCTCTATATGAAAGTCTCTGTAATACTTCATATACCTCTGCTAGCCTTAAGCTTTGGTCTGTGCAAGGGCAGAAGAGGCTCCAGGAGTTTTTGGCTGACATGGG tttgcctTTGAAGCAAGTAAAACAGAAGTTTCATTCCATGGATgtgtctttgaaagaaaatcttcgGGAAATGATTGAAGAATCTGCAAACAAGTTTGG AATGAAGGATTTAAGAGTTCAGACCTTCAGCATTCACTTCGGCTTTAAGAACAGGTTCTCAGCAAGTGATATAGTTTATGCAACAGCTTCTCTTATGGAGAATATAGAGAAAGAGGGGCCTGAAACCACTAATTTCATTAAAGCTTTGGACAGTCTCTCCAG GAGTAACCTAGACAAACTGCACCAAGGACTGGACCTGGCCAAAAAGCAGTTGCGTGCCATTCAGCAGACAGTAGCCAGCTGTATTTGCACCAACCTTGTAATTTCTCAGGGGCCTTTTCTCTACTGCTCACTCATGGAG GGTACACCAGACGTGAAGCTGTTTTCCAAACCAGTATCTCTGTGCCTGCTTAGTAAATATTTACTCAAATCATTTATTTGCTCT ACAAAAAATAAGCGTTGTAAATTGCTGCCACTTATAATGGCTGCACCAATGGACGTTGAACAGGGAACTGTGATCATGGTGGGAATTCCTCCGGAGACAGAAAGCTCGgacaaaaaaaa CTTTTTTGGAAGAGCATTTGAGAAAGCTGCGGACAGTACCAATTCAAGGACTTTACACAACCATTTTGACATGTCAA tAATTGAATTGAAAACAGAAGACCGGAGCAAATTTCTGGATGCACTCATTTCTCTCTTGTCCTAA